Proteins from a genomic interval of Sulfurimonas sp. HSL3-2:
- a CDS encoding YggS family pyridoxal phosphate-dependent enzyme — translation MTQLEYKLHIDSIIERVEKARLGVGMNGHHIVKIVAVSKYSTSEEIKALYEIGQRAFGENKVQDLAKKAEELDELPLEWHFIGNLQKNKINQLIKINPFLFQSLDSLDLALELDKRLEAHGSKMEALLQINSAYEETKSGVMPEAAIDTYNEIASTCKNIHLKGVMSIGAHTDDKDIVKKSFETTHDIYTKLDGATICSMGMSGDFELAISCGSNMVRIGSLMFNK, via the coding sequence ATGACGCAACTAGAATATAAACTTCATATAGATTCCATAATTGAAAGAGTCGAAAAAGCAAGACTCGGTGTTGGCATGAACGGCCATCACATTGTAAAGATAGTGGCTGTCAGCAAGTATTCTACATCAGAGGAGATAAAAGCTCTGTATGAGATAGGTCAGCGTGCTTTTGGAGAGAACAAAGTCCAAGACCTCGCTAAAAAAGCCGAAGAGCTTGATGAACTTCCTTTAGAGTGGCACTTTATCGGCAACTTACAAAAAAATAAGATAAACCAGCTTATCAAGATAAATCCGTTTCTTTTCCAGTCTCTTGACTCACTGGATCTTGCTCTTGAACTCGACAAACGTCTAGAAGCTCACGGAAGTAAGATGGAAGCCCTGCTCCAGATAAACTCTGCGTATGAAGAGACAAAATCAGGTGTGATGCCCGAAGCTGCCATCGACACATACAATGAGATAGCATCTACATGTAAGAATATCCATCTTAAAGGGGTGATGAGCATAGGTGCGCATACCGATGATAAAGATATCGTCAAAAAAAGCTTCGAGACGACTCATGACATCTATACAAAACTTGACGGTGCTACGATCTGTTCTATGGGGATGAGCGGGGATTTTGAACTTGCTATCTCATGCGGCTCAAACATGGTACGTATCGGTTCATTGATGTTCAATAAGTAG
- a CDS encoding methyltransferase domain-containing protein: MRVDLKAKDSTAILEWFENNRVEEGKTLEVELLNTDIDKIGYKALIDLTQLFFMKMITPHILDDEITLLRFYKLNEATSFHKTEQSDEKYGVESEFFKIDKTAQFSFLYHYRQALKFVNIKEKKRVLNLGINKADEFSVIKEMLQDDEFAAKEFIGIDYSSSAIEYAKESFAYANTEFICHDINKLDELDLGEFDLIVSIGTLQSSGIEFNLTFMNLYQNYLQKGGSIILGFPNCRWIDGEMIYGAKAPNYPFSEMSLVLKDIHFCKKYLQQKGYRVVITGKDYLFLTARKIGI, encoded by the coding sequence ATGAGAGTCGATCTAAAAGCAAAAGACTCCACTGCGATCTTAGAGTGGTTTGAGAACAACAGAGTCGAAGAGGGTAAGACACTGGAAGTCGAGCTGTTAAACACGGATATCGATAAGATAGGCTATAAAGCTCTTATAGACCTTACACAGCTGTTTTTTATGAAGATGATCACTCCACATATATTAGATGATGAGATTACCCTCTTGCGTTTTTATAAGCTCAATGAAGCGACCTCGTTTCATAAAACCGAGCAGAGTGATGAGAAGTACGGCGTAGAGAGTGAGTTCTTTAAAATAGACAAGACGGCTCAGTTTAGTTTTTTGTACCACTACAGACAGGCGTTAAAGTTTGTAAATATAAAAGAGAAAAAAAGAGTTTTAAATCTCGGCATAAATAAAGCAGATGAGTTTAGTGTCATAAAAGAGATGCTGCAAGATGATGAGTTTGCAGCAAAAGAGTTTATCGGCATAGATTACTCAAGCAGTGCCATAGAGTATGCAAAAGAGAGTTTTGCATACGCAAACACCGAGTTTATCTGTCACGATATAAACAAGCTGGACGAGCTGGATCTGGGAGAGTTTGACTTGATCGTCTCTATCGGGACGCTTCAAAGCAGCGGTATCGAGTTCAATCTTACCTTTATGAACCTATATCAAAACTATCTGCAAAAGGGAGGTTCTATCATTCTGGGCTTTCCAAACTGCAGATGGATTGACGGGGAGATGATCTACGGTGCAAAAGCTCCCAATTACCCGTTTTCAGAGATGAGCCTTGTTTTAAAAGATATTCATTTTTGCAAAAAATATCTGCAGCAAAAAGGCTACAGAGTCGTCATAACGGGAAAAGACTATCTTTTTTTAACTGCGAGAAAGATTGGAATATAA
- the upp gene encoding uracil phosphoribosyltransferase, with protein sequence MVYELKNPVTKTLITNLRDQRTDAIRFRHTIAELTKQLVYEALKEFPLVEKKVTTWQGENSFTSLDEKNIIVTTVLRAGMPMLDSVMELLPNVTAGFLAMKRDEVTHKSKLYYDRLPDCKGKTILLVDPMLATGGSMNDAIELIKSREPKRIIALNIIGSPEGIELIQSTHKDVDIYITQIDEGLSADKFIMPGLGDAGDRAYNTL encoded by the coding sequence ATGGTTTATGAACTAAAAAATCCAGTGACAAAGACTCTGATAACAAATCTAAGAGATCAAAGAACCGATGCTATCCGTTTTAGGCATACGATCGCAGAACTTACAAAACAGCTTGTCTATGAAGCGCTAAAAGAGTTTCCCTTAGTGGAAAAAAAAGTAACGACCTGGCAGGGTGAGAACAGTTTTACCTCTTTGGATGAGAAAAATATCATCGTCACTACGGTTTTAAGAGCCGGTATGCCTATGCTTGACAGTGTTATGGAGCTTTTGCCCAATGTAACTGCCGGATTTTTGGCTATGAAAAGAGATGAAGTCACGCACAAAAGCAAGTTGTATTATGACAGACTTCCGGACTGTAAAGGTAAGACTATACTTCTGGTTGATCCGATGCTTGCAACGGGAGGTTCTATGAACGATGCGATAGAATTGATAAAAAGCAGAGAGCCTAAGCGTATCATCGCGTTAAATATCATCGGTTCTCCCGAAGGGATCGAACTGATACAATCAACTCATAAAGATGTAGATATATACATAACGCAGATCGACGAGGGTCTTAGTGCAGACAAGTTCATCATGCCCGGTCTTGGAGATGCGGGAGACCGTGCATACAACACTTTATGA
- the pcm gene encoding protein-L-isoaspartate O-methyltransferase — translation MIYSFLDNHALINHLINSGVLRSSRITEAFENVDRIDFVGDAGRADIYGDYPLQIGYGQTISQPTTVAFMLEMLQAKKGDKVLDIGSGSGWTTALLAYIVGEKGMVIGLERVPHLVRFGRDNLKKYKFKNAEIMQAGNRLGIAGQKFDRILVSAAADEFPVELADQLKVGGKLVIPVGDYIFEVTKKENEKLDVIEHYGFSFVPLIFEE, via the coding sequence ATGATCTACAGCTTTCTAGACAACCATGCATTGATAAACCATCTTATAAACTCAGGTGTGCTGCGTTCAAGCAGGATCACCGAGGCGTTTGAAAATGTCGATAGAATCGACTTTGTCGGAGATGCAGGTCGTGCAGATATATACGGGGACTATCCTCTTCAGATTGGATACGGTCAAACTATCTCTCAGCCCACAACGGTCGCTTTTATGCTTGAGATGCTTCAGGCTAAAAAAGGTGATAAAGTCTTGGATATCGGAAGCGGTTCAGGCTGGACGACGGCACTTTTAGCCTACATCGTAGGTGAAAAGGGAATGGTCATCGGACTTGAAAGAGTCCCCCATCTTGTGCGCTTTGGGAGAGATAATCTCAAAAAGTACAAATTTAAAAATGCAGAGATCATGCAGGCGGGAAACAGACTCGGGATAGCGGGTCAAAAATTTGACCGTATCCTGGTATCGGCTGCAGCAGATGAGTTCCCAGTGGAACTTGCCGATCAGCTAAAAGTCGGAGGAAAACTTGTGATCCCCGTAGGCGATTATATCTTTGAGGTCACAAAAAAAGAGAATGAAAAGCTTGATGTCATAGAGCATTACGGTTTTTCTTTTGTACCGCTTATCTTTGAAGAATAG
- a CDS encoding ATP-binding protein, whose product MITPEELQHLIEQTYKIENDFKDLKDSYNHLQDTIEKVVEFLPNAIWILESDGKVFLQNSQAKALSELMVILKLDMDDYEINFKDRSYLVKISNYQDKRLVSATDITEQKRKENLATMGQMAAHLSHEIRNPIGSISLLTSTLKKRVKPENIAIVTEIEKSIFRIDRIIKATLMFSKGVQADKKPLKWSQLQEALKDIIGYYSYSKDIKFSFIEDDFDINGDADLLLMMFSNFIINAIDAIELDDEDEGVVELSYNNDGEFHNFYIYDSGVPIENKRTLFEAFKSTKVKGNGLGLILSKQIANVHDGDVFLVEDEKKLFEIKIKI is encoded by the coding sequence ATGATAACACCTGAGGAACTCCAACACCTGATCGAGCAGACCTATAAAATCGAAAATGATTTTAAGGACCTCAAAGACTCCTATAATCATCTTCAAGACACGATAGAAAAGGTCGTGGAGTTCCTGCCAAATGCTATCTGGATACTAGAAAGTGACGGGAAGGTGTTTTTGCAGAACTCTCAGGCAAAGGCGTTATCTGAGCTGATGGTTATCTTAAAGCTCGATATGGATGATTACGAGATAAACTTCAAAGACAGGTCTTACCTTGTAAAGATAAGTAATTATCAGGATAAACGTCTTGTAAGCGCCACTGACATCACAGAGCAAAAACGCAAAGAGAACTTGGCTACCATGGGACAGATGGCAGCTCATCTTTCTCACGAGATAAGAAACCCCATAGGTTCTATCTCACTTCTGACCTCTACACTAAAAAAGCGTGTAAAACCAGAAAACATCGCCATAGTCACAGAGATAGAGAAGTCGATCTTCCGCATAGACAGGATCATAAAAGCGACTCTGATGTTCTCTAAAGGGGTACAGGCAGATAAAAAACCGCTAAAATGGAGTCAGCTTCAAGAGGCTTTAAAAGATATTATCGGATATTACAGCTACTCAAAAGATATAAAGTTCAGTTTTATAGAGGATGACTTTGACATTAACGGGGATGCGGACCTGCTTTTGATGATGTTCTCAAACTTCATTATAAATGCCATAGATGCCATTGAACTTGATGATGAAGATGAGGGTGTGGTAGAATTAAGTTATAACAACGACGGGGAGTTTCATAACTTTTATATCTACGATTCGGGTGTGCCTATCGAAAATAAACGTACTCTTTTTGAAGCTTTTAAAAGTACAAAGGTAAAAGGCAACGGTCTTGGACTCATACTTTCAAAACAGATAGCGAACGTGCATGACGGAGATGTCTTTTTGGTAGAGGATGAGAAAAAACTCTTTGAGATAAAAATAAAGATATAG
- a CDS encoding M18 family aminopeptidase, with translation MDKNSFNDALLGFLDASPTPFHAVLNMAGMLENAGFIRIDEREDFDLIPGEKYYIRRNDSSIIAFNYYEGYEYVLVGAHTDSPNLKIKPNADVKKEGINQLAVEPYGGVLLHTWFDRDLSIAGRVSYRATNKTLTSAILDMQKPVAIIPSLAIHLDRESNASKTINEQNHLPPIVSTSKEFSLKDEIKSMISDCEEVLSYDLSLYDTQKASYVGFNDEFMASARIDNLLSCYVALITICSTEKPMMIVCSDHEEVGSVSTSGAGGSFLASVIERIFRTPDAKAKFARSSLLISADNAHAIHPNYADKHEPSHAPKLNAGVVVKVNSNQRYASNSETIARFIDAAQSVEAPVQMFVTRSDMGCGSTIGPITAAKIGIDTIDIGIPTYAMHSIRESAGTDDAYDLYKILLGI, from the coding sequence ATGGACAAAAATAGTTTTAATGACGCACTTTTAGGATTTTTAGACGCTTCGCCGACACCGTTTCATGCGGTTTTGAATATGGCAGGGATGCTTGAAAATGCAGGGTTTATAAGAATAGACGAGAGAGAAGACTTTGATCTTATACCGGGTGAAAAGTACTACATCAGAAGAAACGACAGCTCTATTATCGCTTTTAATTACTACGAAGGGTATGAGTATGTCTTAGTCGGTGCACATACCGATTCACCAAACCTGAAGATAAAGCCAAATGCCGATGTCAAAAAAGAGGGGATAAACCAGCTTGCAGTCGAGCCTTACGGCGGAGTGCTTCTGCATACATGGTTTGACAGGGACCTGAGCATTGCAGGGCGTGTAAGCTACAGAGCAACAAACAAGACTCTTACATCAGCAATACTGGATATGCAAAAGCCCGTAGCCATCATCCCCTCACTGGCTATACACTTAGACAGAGAGTCTAACGCATCAAAGACTATAAACGAGCAGAACCATCTGCCTCCTATCGTCTCTACGAGTAAAGAGTTCTCACTAAAAGATGAGATCAAAAGTATGATAAGCGATTGTGAAGAGGTACTTTCATACGACCTAAGCCTTTACGACACACAAAAAGCCTCATATGTAGGTTTTAACGATGAGTTTATGGCAAGTGCGAGGATCGACAACCTTCTAAGCTGTTATGTCGCTCTTATCACTATATGCTCGACTGAGAAGCCTATGATGATAGTCTGTTCAGATCATGAAGAGGTCGGAAGCGTCAGTACTTCAGGAGCAGGGGGTTCATTTTTGGCAAGCGTGATCGAGAGGATATTTAGAACTCCTGATGCCAAAGCAAAGTTTGCCAGAAGCTCACTGCTTATCTCAGCTGATAATGCTCATGCCATCCATCCCAACTATGCGGATAAACATGAGCCTTCTCACGCTCCAAAATTAAATGCAGGCGTCGTCGTGAAAGTGAACTCGAACCAGCGTTACGCTTCAAATTCGGAGACTATTGCGAGGTTTATCGACGCGGCGCAAAGCGTTGAAGCACCCGTGCAGATGTTCGTGACAAGAAGCGACATGGGCTGCGGATCGACCATCGGACCTATTACAGCGGCTAAAATAGGCATTGACACCATAGATATCGGCATACCTACTTATGCGATGCATTCCATTAGAGAGAGTGCGGGTACGGATGATGCTTATGATCTGTATAAAATATTGCTAGGGATATAG
- a CDS encoding ankyrin repeat domain-containing protein: MRVVAFVLLLALTLSATPLNRAIKDVNERKVKELLKECKDINLQDKWGNTPLHAAMKVGRLSIIRAVLRCKPDVDIKNKKGDTPLSIAIAKNHISSVNLILDYKKRTSKKKSKNSDVYNVILKDDIQSFEDLAKNGLDLNTKDKNGVTFLHVAAKNRAKKIVKFLLENGADAKVKDKEYRDALYYAIYGRDRDIIEMIRKNLNGQK, from the coding sequence ATGAGAGTCGTAGCATTTGTTTTGTTGTTAGCATTAACACTGAGTGCTACCCCTCTCAACCGTGCCATAAAAGATGTTAATGAGAGAAAAGTCAAAGAGCTCTTAAAAGAGTGTAAAGATATAAACCTTCAAGATAAATGGGGGAACACGCCTTTACATGCAGCCATGAAAGTAGGGCGTCTTAGCATCATAAGAGCAGTTTTAAGATGTAAGCCCGATGTAGACATAAAAAATAAAAAAGGCGATACACCGCTTTCCATCGCTATAGCAAAAAATCATATCTCATCGGTCAATCTGATCTTAGATTATAAAAAAAGAACCTCAAAGAAAAAGAGTAAAAACTCAGATGTTTACAATGTGATTTTAAAAGATGATATACAATCTTTTGAAGATTTAGCAAAAAATGGACTTGATCTCAACACAAAAGATAAAAACGGTGTGACATTTTTACATGTAGCAGCAAAAAATAGAGCAAAAAAGATTGTAAAATTCCTTTTAGAAAACGGCGCAGATGCAAAAGTAAAAGATAAAGAGTACAGGGATGCTCTTTACTATGCTATCTACGGCAGGGACAGGGATATTATTGAGATGATAAGGAAAAATTTAAATGGACAAAAATAG
- the dnaE gene encoding DNA polymerase III subunit alpha produces the protein MSKEPAFTHLHLHTEYSLLDGANKISNLVERTKELGMTSVAMTDHGNMFGAIDFYHQMKGAGLKPIIGMEGYIHNGEDIDDKSTKQRFHICLFAKNEIGYKNLMYLSSKAFIDGFYYFPRINKKELREHSEGLICTSACLQGEVNWHLNTQNERNVKNGALGYEGAKKAALEYKEIFGEDFYLELMRHGISDQMFIDEQVLTLARELDIKVVATNDTHYTYPDDAQYHEAFMCIGMNKLYDDPNRMRHSVHEFYLKSPEQMARLFADIPEALEHTQEIVEKCQLELNLGNPTPPNFKFTKEYAQKEGLGIDNVDDDESVPAKERKTAMDKNDAEYFIHRCRVGLEERLVHVPQERHAEYRERLEFEIEVINSMKFPGYMLIVWDFVKEAKNMGIAVGPGRGSAAGSLVAYSLEITDIDPMKYDLLFERFLNPERVSMPDIDMDFMQARRGEIIDYVVKKYGRNQVAQIITFGSLLAKGVIRDVARVLDMPLSQADKMAKLIPDELGITLNGKSKKGEFIEGAYQKEPKLVELVETDPQAARVWEFSKKLEGLKRNSGMHAAGVVISNEELWKKTPIYKPSGEETFVTQYSLNYLEDVDLIKFDFLGLKTLDVIDNAIKLVKARYDVDVNWHAIDENDPKVYDVIRGGDTVGMFQIESSGMQDLNRRLMPDSFEDLIAVLALYRPGPMESGMLDSFIERKHGREAIEYTFAEMEPILKPTYGVIVYQEQVMQIVQTIGGFSLGYSDIIRRAMGKKKDMAVYNAEFSEGAQKQGHDYAKASKLFDLIEKFAGYGFNKSHSAAYAMVTFQTAWLKTYYPNEFMAALLTSEKDNTDKVVKYIDEVKHMGITLSPPDINDSQLEFSAITKDDQDVILFGLGAIKGVGKAAVLSILEVIKEGGEFSSMEDFVNRIEPSKVNKRVIESIIKSGGFDRFGYSRKALLDQIDLLVDTAKKASDAKKNAMGSLFGDDAEITQVKLDLKNSDEYELREILEFEKNTLGFYVSGHPLDSYREEMDGLTYTLSSDIENIGDGSTAIFIGKVEEIQKKVSKKGNAFGIVTLMDFHGNIEMMLFSDKLEELQAMDLNEPVAFKVKVTHTEMFTRISVMKVLTLKDVKKESKKVKTTIMEKPQEPLNISIHLNSATRELEELYTLVRRHPGKRALKLTIVSKLQNVVIESAIRVDNSILEELQKLEYINIL, from the coding sequence TTGAGTAAAGAACCAGCATTTACGCACCTTCATCTTCATACGGAATATTCACTTTTAGACGGTGCAAACAAGATATCAAATTTAGTAGAACGTACAAAAGAGCTCGGCATGACCTCTGTGGCGATGACAGACCACGGAAATATGTTCGGCGCGATAGATTTCTATCATCAGATGAAAGGCGCGGGACTGAAACCTATCATCGGGATGGAAGGGTACATCCATAACGGTGAAGATATTGACGATAAGTCTACAAAGCAGCGTTTTCATATCTGTCTTTTTGCAAAGAACGAGATCGGATACAAAAATCTTATGTATCTTTCGTCAAAAGCTTTCATTGACGGTTTTTATTACTTTCCTCGTATCAACAAAAAAGAGCTTCGCGAACACTCTGAAGGACTTATATGTACCTCTGCATGTCTTCAAGGCGAAGTCAACTGGCATCTTAACACCCAAAACGAACGTAATGTCAAAAACGGTGCATTAGGGTACGAAGGCGCAAAAAAAGCGGCTTTGGAGTACAAAGAGATCTTCGGTGAGGATTTTTACCTAGAGCTTATGCGTCACGGCATCTCTGACCAGATGTTTATCGACGAACAGGTTTTGACTCTTGCAAGAGAACTTGATATTAAAGTCGTCGCTACAAACGACACTCACTATACATATCCTGACGATGCACAGTACCATGAAGCGTTTATGTGTATCGGGATGAATAAACTTTATGACGATCCAAACCGTATGCGCCACTCGGTACATGAGTTTTATCTCAAGTCGCCTGAACAGATGGCACGTCTTTTTGCGGATATCCCTGAAGCGCTGGAGCATACGCAGGAGATAGTCGAGAAGTGCCAGCTTGAACTGAACCTCGGAAACCCGACACCGCCGAACTTCAAGTTTACCAAAGAGTATGCACAAAAAGAGGGACTGGGCATAGACAACGTCGATGACGATGAGAGTGTTCCTGCAAAAGAGCGCAAAACGGCTATGGATAAAAACGATGCAGAGTACTTTATCCACCGCTGCCGCGTGGGACTTGAAGAGAGACTTGTACATGTACCGCAGGAACGTCATGCAGAGTATAGAGAAAGGCTGGAGTTTGAGATAGAGGTCATCAACTCTATGAAATTCCCGGGATATATGCTTATCGTCTGGGACTTCGTTAAAGAGGCTAAAAACATGGGTATTGCCGTAGGACCGGGACGTGGTTCTGCTGCTGGAAGTCTTGTTGCTTACAGCTTGGAGATCACCGATATCGACCCTATGAAATATGATCTGCTTTTCGAGCGTTTCTTGAACCCTGAACGTGTAAGTATGCCCGATATCGATATGGACTTTATGCAGGCGCGCCGCGGCGAGATCATCGACTATGTCGTTAAAAAGTATGGACGTAATCAGGTCGCACAGATTATCACTTTCGGGTCGCTTCTTGCAAAAGGGGTCATCCGTGACGTCGCACGCGTACTTGATATGCCGCTTTCACAAGCTGATAAGATGGCAAAACTGATCCCCGATGAGCTTGGTATCACACTTAACGGAAAGAGTAAAAAAGGCGAGTTTATCGAGGGTGCTTACCAAAAAGAGCCGAAACTCGTAGAACTTGTAGAGACAGATCCGCAGGCTGCGCGTGTCTGGGAGTTTTCTAAAAAACTTGAAGGATTGAAACGTAACTCGGGAATGCATGCCGCGGGTGTGGTTATCTCAAACGAAGAGCTTTGGAAAAAGACGCCTATCTATAAACCATCAGGCGAGGAGACGTTCGTCACTCAGTACTCGCTAAACTACCTTGAAGATGTCGATCTTATCAAGTTCGACTTCCTGGGGCTGAAGACCCTTGACGTTATCGACAATGCGATCAAGCTGGTAAAAGCGCGTTATGACGTAGATGTAAACTGGCATGCCATAGATGAGAACGATCCTAAGGTCTATGACGTGATCCGCGGCGGAGACACGGTGGGGATGTTTCAGATAGAGTCTTCAGGGATGCAGGACCTGAACCGCCGTCTTATGCCTGACAGCTTCGAAGACCTGATCGCGGTCTTGGCACTTTACCGTCCGGGTCCGATGGAGTCGGGGATGCTTGACAGCTTCATCGAACGTAAACACGGGCGTGAGGCGATCGAGTACACATTTGCCGAGATGGAACCGATACTCAAACCTACATACGGGGTCATCGTTTACCAAGAACAGGTCATGCAGATCGTTCAGACGATCGGCGGTTTCTCTCTGGGATACTCAGATATTATCCGTCGTGCGATGGGTAAAAAGAAAGATATGGCTGTCTACAATGCCGAGTTCAGTGAGGGTGCGCAAAAGCAGGGTCACGATTATGCTAAAGCTTCTAAGCTCTTTGACCTTATCGAGAAGTTTGCGGGTTACGGATTTAACAAATCCCACTCGGCGGCTTACGCGATGGTCACATTTCAGACGGCATGGCTGAAGACCTACTATCCAAACGAGTTTATGGCGGCACTTCTGACAAGTGAGAAAGACAATACTGACAAAGTCGTAAAATATATTGACGAAGTCAAACACATGGGCATCACGCTTTCACCGCCTGATATCAATGACTCGCAGTTAGAGTTCTCGGCGATCACGAAGGACGATCAGGATGTCATCCTTTTTGGACTGGGAGCTATCAAAGGGGTCGGAAAAGCAGCGGTCCTCTCCATCTTAGAAGTCATCAAAGAGGGTGGAGAATTCAGTTCGATGGAAGATTTCGTGAACCGAATCGAGCCGAGCAAGGTCAACAAGCGAGTTATCGAGTCTATTATAAAATCGGGCGGATTTGACAGATTCGGATATTCCAGAAAAGCGCTGCTTGATCAGATAGATCTTCTTGTAGATACTGCTAAAAAAGCGAGTGATGCAAAGAAAAATGCGATGGGCAGTCTTTTTGGAGATGATGCCGAGATAACTCAGGTCAAGCTTGATCTAAAAAATTCAGATGAGTATGAACTTAGAGAGATTTTGGAGTTTGAAAAAAATACGCTAGGATTTTATGTATCCGGTCACCCGCTTGACAGTTACCGTGAAGAGATGGATGGTCTGACCTATACTCTTTCTTCCGATATAGAGAACATAGGGGACGGTTCAACGGCGATCTTTATCGGTAAAGTCGAAGAGATACAGAAGAAAGTATCTAAAAAAGGGAATGCTTTTGGTATCGTGACTTTGATGGACTTTCACGGAAATATCGAGATGATGCTCTTTTCCGATAAACTTGAAGAGCTGCAGGCGATGGATCTGAATGAACCTGTCGCTTTTAAAGTGAAAGTCACACATACCGAGATGTTTACGCGTATCTCTGTTATGAAGGTACTGACTTTAAAAGATGTAAAAAAAGAGTCGAAGAAAGTGAAGACGACTATTATGGAAAAACCGCAGGAACCGCTCAATATCAGTATCCATCTTAACTCTGCGACAAGAGAGTTGGAGGAACTTTATACACTTGTAAGACGTCATCCGGGAAAACGTGCATTGAAACTGACAATCGTTTCAAAACTTCAAAATGTCGTGATCGAGTCGGCGATACGAGTCGACAACTCCATTTTAGAAGAGTTGCAGAAGCTTGAATATATAAATATCTTGTAA
- a CDS encoding DJ-1 family glyoxalase III, which produces MATVLVPLATGFEEIEAISIIDTVRRSSIEVIVASVDGNADVRGAHGITVKADKSIKNITADDIDMIVLPGGWGGTKILAEDAKVQSLIKEMDAKGKQIGAICAAPFALDKAGVLKEKFTCYPSVEADIDHKGYDATQKVVSDKNILTSRGPGTAICFGLEIIKILLGNDAKEKAKGGLLADYCE; this is translated from the coding sequence ATGGCAACTGTTTTAGTACCTTTAGCGACCGGTTTTGAGGAGATCGAAGCGATATCTATCATCGATACGGTAAGACGCTCTTCGATAGAGGTCATAGTGGCTTCAGTCGACGGAAATGCAGATGTGCGAGGTGCACACGGCATAACCGTCAAAGCAGATAAAAGTATAAAAAACATAACTGCCGATGATATCGACATGATCGTACTTCCGGGAGGCTGGGGCGGAACAAAGATTCTGGCTGAAGATGCGAAAGTGCAATCCCTTATCAAAGAGATGGATGCAAAAGGCAAGCAGATAGGCGCTATCTGTGCCGCTCCGTTTGCATTAGATAAAGCAGGAGTTCTTAAAGAGAAGTTTACCTGTTATCCGTCTGTTGAAGCAGATATAGACCATAAAGGATACGATGCTACTCAAAAGGTAGTAAGCGATAAAAATATCCTGACTTCACGCGGTCCGGGAACAGCTATCTGTTTTGGACTTGAGATCATAAAGATACTACTTGGAAATGATGCAAAAGAGAAAGCAAAAGGCGGACTTTTAGCAGATTATTGTGAGTAA
- the efp gene encoding elongation factor P — MATIGMGDIKKNVRLEISDVPYKVVEFQHVKPGKGAAFVRMKVKSFMNGKVIEKTVHAGDKFEVPVIEYKTMQYLYDDGEMLQFMDNDTYDQIGLTYDQCEDAMKWLKDGINVDMIFYKGDAISVSAPETMELVVTDTPPNFKGDTSSGSKKPATLETGAVVQVPYHILEGDVVKVNTVEGEYLEKVK, encoded by the coding sequence ATGGCAACAATAGGTATGGGTGATATTAAAAAAAATGTACGTTTAGAGATCTCTGACGTACCATACAAAGTAGTTGAGTTCCAACACGTTAAACCGGGTAAGGGTGCAGCTTTCGTACGTATGAAGGTCAAAAGTTTTATGAACGGAAAAGTTATCGAGAAAACTGTTCACGCAGGTGATAAATTCGAAGTTCCTGTGATCGAATACAAAACTATGCAATATCTTTACGATGACGGCGAAATGCTACAATTCATGGACAACGACACTTATGATCAGATCGGTCTGACTTACGATCAGTGTGAAGACGCAATGAAATGGTTAAAAGACGGTATCAACGTAGATATGATCTTCTACAAAGGCGATGCTATCTCTGTAAGCGCACCTGAGACAATGGAGCTTGTCGTAACAGATACTCCTCCAAACTTTAAAGGCGATACATCAAGCGGAAGTAAAAAACCTGCTACTTTAGAGACTGGTGCAGTTGTTCAAGTACCTTACCATATCCTTGAGGGTGATGTTGTTAAAGTAAATACAGTAGAAGGCGAGTACTTAGAAAAAGTAAAATAA